A stretch of Schistocerca americana isolate TAMUIC-IGC-003095 chromosome 3, iqSchAmer2.1, whole genome shotgun sequence DNA encodes these proteins:
- the LOC124607113 gene encoding cuticle protein 38-like, which produces MAAMQVLVFLSSLAALCAAKPGYLGLGGVAHGVAVPAAPAVVAAAPAVVRVPPGGTANIVIGPGGIPLDTPEVVVNRIAHLTAVAETRVRDAVVNAADAAADAAAAASAAAASAAAVPAVAAAPSVVAAPSVAAPALAAPAIVAGRTPAATVLAAPAAVAAPAYAAPALVAGRTPAATVLAGHAPAAALVAPGALAAAAHLQAKAALLG; this is translated from the coding sequence GTGTTTCTGAGCTCACTGGCGGCACTGTGCGCTGCTAAACCCGGGTACCTGGGGCTGGGCGGCGTCGCCCACGGCGTTGCGGTTCCCGCCGCCCCTGCTGTGGTGGCCGCAGCACCGGCAGTCGTTCGCGTTCCGCCCGGTGGGACCGCCAACATCGTCATCGGGCCCGGCGGCATCCCGCTGGACACGCCAGAGGTGGTCGTGAATAGGATCGCCCACCTGACCGCCGTGGCAGAGACTCGCGTCCGCGACGCCGTGGTCAACGCCGCCGACGCCgcagccgacgccgccgccgcagccTCTGCCGCCGCTGCTTCAGCAGCCGCCGTCCCAGCCGTCGCTGCCGCCCCCAGTGTCGTCGCCGCCCCCTCTGTGGCCGCCCCCGCCCTTGCCGCTCCAGCCATTGTAGCAGGTAGGACGCCGGCTGCCACTGTGCTCGCCGCCCCTGCTGCCGTGGCCGCccccgcctacgccgcccccgcacTCGTCGCGGGAAGGACGCCGGCCGCCACGGTGCTGGCTGGCCACGCCCCTGCAGCAGCCCTCGTTGCGCCCGGTGCTCTGGCTGCAGCCGCCCACCTGCAAGCTAAGGCTGCTTTGCTGGGCTGA